TGTCTTTTTTTTTCTACGTCATACTCAAGGTTTAGTATAAATTTTAATTAGGCTTTTGGCGGTAGGAGTACCACAAAACTTCCTGTATTATATCTTGGAttgcattttaattaattaaccaaaaaataagaaaattagtcCATGTATGTTATATGAGTAAGTAAAATAGCCCCTTTGTTAAATGTTTGTTTTAGTGTTCATATATAAGATATAATAATAAACTTAGCCCTTATTATttatacatttattcaatttgacccTTACTCTTTTATTGGAAGtaaattagaaatttttaaaactaaTAAGCCTTAAGGATTAACTTTAACCCTCATCCTCTCGGCCCCATGCTTTTTAATGTGAACACTTTCGAAGTGTGAATGCTCTTTTAGGAAATATTGAGCTCCACTTGAGCATAATAACCTTATAATgctttaataataaaataggtcTCACCATGTATGTCTCCCATGCATTCCATGATGATAACCCATTGGTATAACCTACTACATCACCACTACTAGACAAGAGGGTCTCCCCTTTAAATAACCCTCTCTAACGATGACAAAAGGGTCTTCTCCCCATTAGCAACCTAAATACTTATACTCTACACTCAGTCTCCTTTACCTTCATAGCGATCCTCCTCTTCCTCCTCTTAACCTTCTTTGACCCTCTACTTATTTTGATGAATCGGTCTCCTTTATTCCATCGCTTCCTCCTCCTTTATTGATGCCCCTCATCAATAATTCtagttattatttatattttgtacAATTAAATTATAGTTATAAACTTTAAAAATGATTACCGTATAAAAAATATCTATTTTATTCAAACCTTattgttaaatattttttaaaatcaactGTTTATTATAAGAAATAATTAATATTCATTACATGTTACTATTACATATAATAGTTAATAGTTAATTTATTCTAAAAGTATTATTCTGacgtaaatgaaatatatatatacactaaaacatgcatgagatACAATCTTTTCTCCTAAGATTATTTATCACTAATGCATTTCATCCGATCCTTTCTCCTCaactcaatttaatttaattttttgttcCATAATCGTTTGCTTGAAATTTAGAATGATTATGAACACCTCTAAAAGTAGGTGGAATTTTAAATGGAAACTTGTTCTTActgtttttttatttcaaaatagatGCAAGTAGTTTATTGGTTGTTGCTTATATGTTGCAACTTCATGAAGAATTAATTAGGAAAGTCATTTTTGCAGTGAAATTTTTGTTGGTCAATATTAAATTTGGTCATATGAACGCTTGAATTAATATTTGCAATCCATTTCTCTTTATCTTTTCAAGTGATTTTGTTTTACAAAGGTATTTACAAATTGAATTGTATACATCTTCATTCAACAAATATATCAAACTATAAAGCCTTGCAACGATCATGTTTTCACTGCAACCACAACTGTCGTTGAAATAATACATTTTGTTGATCCACTGACACATTGTTGTTAGCTTTCATAGTTGGCCATGGGGCGAAAGGCTCGCCAGTTTCACCACCCTGAAACCCTGTTGTTGTCCCATTAGAATGCTGGGAAACCGAACCTGGCATCGCATGAAACGTCGGTGTTGGTATTTCATTACTGCTTTGAGCGTAAAAAGTTGGTGTTGCATGAAATGTTGGTTCCATTGGGAAGAACCTTTCATGGAAACCAGCAACATTGTCATTGGCAGTGGTGGCAATGGCtgctgatatatttgtttcaTCTTCGAGAAATGGATTATATTGGCGTTGAATCACTATGGGTCTGTGATCAAATAAATGATTCGCCATTGAAGGTTGGATTCCATCGGCTAAATGTTGAGAAGCTTTTGAAAGTGGCGTTGTGCCTTCTACCAACACAAGCTCCCAGCTTTCGTTACCGCCATTGTTGCTCCAATTCGAAGCTGATTTTCGTTCTTCTTGGTCTCTTTGGTTTGCTTGAAACCAATCATCGAAATAAGAGCGGCCATTGGATACGATAATTTGATTAGAGGCATACTCTGGACTTTTATCTTCTTTTAACCAGTCATCGAAACACGTATGGCCATTGGCTACATCATTCGAAGCTTGCCATTGTTGTTGATGGTGTTGTTGCAGTAGCCAGTCATCGATATATGAATGAACCATGACTCCATTTTGAGACGCTTGCTGATTTCTAAGATCTTCTTGGAGCCAGCTGTTGGTAAAGCAGACACCATTGGCTCCATTTTGAGAAGCTTGTCGGTCATTTCTTTGATCTTCTTGAAGCCAGTTGTTGGGAAAAGAGACACCAATGGCTCCATTTTGAGAAGCTTGCTGATGATTTCTAAGATCTTCTTGAAACCAATTGTTTGTAAAAGAGGCTCCATTGGCTCCTTTTTGAGCAGCTTGGTGATCATTTTGATGATCTTCTTGAAACCAACTGTTGGTAAAAGAGGCACCATTGGCTCCATTTCGAGAAGCTTGCTGATCATTTCTATGATCTTCTTGAAACCAATTGTAGGGAAAAGAGGCACCATTTGCTCCATTTTGAGAAGCTTGGTCTTGCTGAAACCAGTTGTCGAAGAAAGAGTTATTATTAGCAAAGTTTTGGGAAGCCTGTGGCACAGGTTGTGGCGACGGCGTGGGCTCTATTAAAGCAAGTTCCCAACAACCCTTGTCACCATTAGCTGAAGATGATGATGGCTCTGAACTTTGTTGTCCTTGGGTTTTATTAGCATCTACTGCTGGCCACTCATCAAAggataaaaaatttaaactcgTATTTTGATCTTGATCAATGGGTAAGGAATGGTTGGAGCCAGTTTCAGCGGCATTATACGAATCTTCTTGCTCGCGATATTGTTTTTCAGACAACTCCCAGAAAGTCCCCGTCGAGAAAGATGACCTCATTGTTACAACAGGTTCTTCATCTTGATTCATCAATTCTTCTAACGATGTACAAACAATCGAGCTCGAACCGGCCTGAGATTCTATCTCCAAAACTGAGAGATCCTTGGCGGCTGACGTTAGGAGACGAAGCAAACGAGGTGGTTTCGTAGGTGGTGATATCCCAGCTGATGGGAACGAAGCTTGGTCTTTTAAGAACACTTTCAATGTCTCAATAAGCTCCTCTGATATCCTCTGCACACTTGGATAATCCGAGGTTCTCCCAATTGGCAAGCTCTTACAATACTCGTATAAACTCGAAAGCTCTTCGAATTGTTTGCTGGCTTTGACGCAATAATTGATGGCATTAACGCATGATTGATGCTGCAAATGAAAGAAACCATCTAAGACAAGCCCAAGCCCGTTAGATATGTCCCTGTAAAGATCGAAGCTTTCTCGTACGATAGCATGGAAGGAAACCAGGATCAAGCGGTTCGTCTTGGCTGAACCTATGGGCTTTGTGGCAATAGCTTTAGCAAGCAACCGTTGCCAATAGGAAATCCGATCGAGCAACATGGGGGGCTTCATGTGTCGAACAGTTTGTTGGTTAACTCGACGTGCCCTGGGATGGCTAAGTTGTTTCTCTTTGAACGTGAATCGCCTTTGAAGCTTCCCCGTGAGGAAGCATTCCAAGCGTTCTTCGAGATAGAAGGCGAAGGACTTGACAAAAGTGGTGTAATCGCAAGGACTGGAACTGCATTCATCTCTGAAAGTGGGGAGATTCAGGATATTGGTTCGATGGTTCATTGCATGGAGGACTTCTTTAGGGAAATAAGGGTCGCCATCTTGGAAAATGCGAAGGACAAGCATCAAGCATTTGAGGGCGACGACCCAATTCTTTGTTTTGCCTAATCTTTTGGCGATGACACGGGCGGCAATCCCCGCGAAGAGCTTGTTGGAGGAGACGGTTCGTAGGATTTCATCGACGTAACGCTCGTCAAAGGGGGCTTTGTCGTGGGTGGTGGCCTTGAGGACTGCCACTTCAAGGCTGGCAGAATTGGTGTTGACGACCTTGGCAAGGCTAATGCTGGTTTGGTCTTTCACTGCACCAATTGCCTTCTTTAACTTGCTAGGCATTATTGATTTGTGTAAAGCTTTAAATTTTTTTCGTTATCTTCAATAATATCCAGaatgattttttcttttttctttagggAATTGTTTTCCTGGAAAATATTAtgatcctaaaaaaaaaaaaaatttattaggaggatgatttaattttgggtggTGGAGAGGAGACTTCAACTAAAACCCTTGAGACTCTCCCTGCCGTGTAAACGTGATAAATGCTTCTACCTTAAATTGACCCTTTCCGATATATTAGTTAACCTCATATTTAGTCCCATTTTGAATTTAGCAAAAACGGGATTTCGTTTTATTTActtcattcaaaataataataaattaaattaacttACACATACTAAGTAAAATTAAGTTGTTAAGTGTCACGGGCGGCCACGGATTAAAGCCTGTAAAGAATGTGCAAAGTGTGTCCTATGGAGGTCAATCGATTAAATGACGCTCATTTAAATCATTTGCGCTGAACTGATTCGTGAAATATATTGAAAAACTCATTTACTTGAAACCTTAGTAACTCAATGGAGCACTCTAGTAAAACTAGAGTTACCAGAATAATTATTGTAATGTATATAGTTTAAATCCTCAGAAGTCTCATATTGTAAATAGACATTAATTTTAGTCTTCGATGTAatttgatctgtaccgttggatttgtgggagctcaactataaatagatcCATTAGCCTCGTTCGTAATCACTCAATTATAAACCTTAAAGTAATAGAATACTTTTGAGAGCATTACTTAAACACTTGAAATGCACTATTTTTTTATGGCTTTTCTGTTTATTCATGGCTTTTTACTTCGATATCTTAAAGAATTTctataaaaattctcatttttttaaAGTAAAGCTGACTTAGGTAATTTGAACCTAAGAAATTGCTTAAGGTCGTGCAGTTTACCAAACTAAAGTTCTAGTCCCGTGACATTAAAATCCTAGCCTCATGACATAAGCAAGTGTCAACAAACAAAATATATTGTGCTTATATATATAAACATCTCTGTTGGTTGtaaataatatcttgagttgaaattttcatgattttgatTTAAGTTTCACTTTGACAAGTTATCTTCTTTTTTAAAGATGTAACTTttttagataaatattatattttttaaaaaatataaataaaatactaaaaggTATACAAAttcttataataatatttattagtttttttaaaaaaaattatcttttttATTTCAATCAATTAACATCAAATCCTTTCAaagctttttatttattttgaaagtttttttttgaaagaaatgTTCAAAACTTTCATAAATTATGGGTTTAGGGTACTATTTAGTATTTACCTGCCTTTTGAATGTTGGCATGAACTGGTATTACAAAAAGATGTAGTTTTGCGACCGGCCAGCTGAGTACTGAAGTTTGAATAATGTGAACCAGGGTTATCACTTATAATTACATGAAAAAACTGATTTGGTTGAGCCTTGAAGATCTTTAACTATTCCATTTGTACGAGCCCAATTTGTAGGCCCAACTGACATAACTAAAGCCCAACCTAAAACAGACCCAAATAACTCCCAAAACCCAATCAAAACCCAATGCCTAACCCTAGTTCAGTTGGCCCACTACCCAAAATcagaaaaataataaacaaaccctAGGTGCACTGCACCTAGGGACCTTTGACCGGCCACTTGCCTAGCCACCGCCTTTGCTTCCACTGACAGGTCATGTGACACtccctacccgtatccgtcgccggaatagagtacgaggcattaccgaggagtacaaaaacacttacagataatttaaatatattttcataacaacgtgtctcgatttcatactatttcatatttaagctttactcaccaaagtatttgaaatatcatctttatgcaaatagcacacatgaggtacataattccatagttaagaatgaacacatttatcaaacatattccacattcatatatcaatgtcttacatttccatatatcaataaccgtcatttttcttgtttttcagataattatgtgtaaccattgataagcatgtaattcactgtttcttcctgtcaatcacaatttcaaatgacaaattcgtgtgaatcagctcaacctcattaggtgtttaaattctatcactttgattcacatactcataatttactaacatatcttgtcaaacacaatctctgaatgataaaatcacataattgagctcaataataataatgataacattacttacatttctttttccacatgttacatttacgacttaccaacttgtccatcCAAGGAAcagcttacggatttgagtacattgtGATCTGAAGCCCGAAATCTAGTTGAAGCACATAAGTGCGAAACGGTAGCCcaaaggctaactgaagcacataagtgctaaacggaagcccggaGGCTAACTGAAGCTCATCAGAGCTGAACTGAAATCCCAAAAGAgttaactgaaactcatatgagttaacggaagctcgtaagagctaaacggaaagcaaacacgagaattcgcaacaaatgctgaatctcggtttacttgggtaatttaccgtcaattcatctttttcactgaaaGATCGTACTCATTTCTTACGTTCCGTTCCTCCGAAATTCTCAGtttaatttcataacttttgtacataatttacttattttcaacaattaacatacataaatattaatcaccattcataaaataatattgaaatttaataatattaacaaatggtcactaaattttgttatataaactcacaagttcgatttttgtattatagcgataatcataatttcataataaatattccaaataaaacattatatcatttctaattcaacacttatcgattataatcgggcatgtaatcaatttatacacgattcattcatatatttttgtatattttcctcctcctcctctccatccacatccttagtataaacaacacacttgtaggtaacattatctataattttcactatctatttatgtgaatattcaagctgtccatctatgtcatagtcactaaattatttttatattgagctacagaactccaaattaagatacatgaattttcccagaaactagattcacatatcttcttaccataaaattttcataatttttggttgggccaatttatacagtttattcattgaagtctcccctgttctgctgtctgacagttctgacccttcttcactaaaatttaattatcttctcgtacaagattcgaatgatgtcctagTTTGTTTCTCTtgcaaatagactcattcaggattctaaacatataaatttaagcctctaatcatttttatccaatttttgatgattttataaattcaaaacaggggaacccaaaatcattctaaccttgtctcacaaaagttattgtatatCATGATTTAAAATtctattgcttacataatttcttttataagaaactagactcaataagatttaatttcatattttattcatcctctaattccatttctacaatttttggtgatttttcaaagttagactactactgctgtccaaaatattgatttccattttgtcccaaatttcacaattcatacaattcagtccttgctcaattaacccctcaattaagataattttctcaattaatacttttattaaacattataagttatttcataactatttaaattcagaattttcacataaaactctaactttaaactcttttacaattaggtcccaaacattcactttctattcaattcttacaataaaatcaacatataaacaatttaaaactctaattcgatgccaaatcatcatatacttccaacacatatgtatataaactttcaatttctttcatagaatcaaaaactaatgaattcaacaagtggacctagttgtaaaagtcacaaaaacacaaaaatttcaagaaataatcaagaattgaacttatttggagtaaaaatatgaaaaaccagcttaatagAACTCCTCCATGgcgtttttctgatgagaatgcagaaaaataaagagaaatctagataattccactttagtcctagctttattaagtaaattttgcaattttccaattttacccttcattctccttattttcttgctgatttcatgcccttgccgtccagcccaaatataccttgggtctattttccttttaaaccctcattcttttatcaattaagctatttaatcatttcccacaattttgcatttgatacaatttagtcatttttgttcaattaactatcagaactttaaaatttcttgacgaaactttaatagtaacatattaacactccataaatatttataaaaatatttatggctcgatttaaaattatcgaggtctcgatacctcgttttcgattctaattattttaatatttatttttagtacactattcactattttcaaaaaaattttcctaacttcacatttaatttatactcactaaattaataatattttctactcatttgtcggatttagtgatctcgaatcattgTCCTAAGACCATCGAAAAAGTAGGTCATTACGGTAACATCCACCGCCACAAGCACCTGCAGGGCATTAAAATGAAAGGACAATAGTAATAAAAATGCTTGTaaaaaaatggctataaaagccaaacgaaaatgtattttctttttttcttcttcgaaAAACTTTTTACATCAATAGACTAATACACAAAGCAGTGATCTCAATAATATCAAAGCACGAGTTTAGCGCTAAATCCGGCAACCGAATACCAAAGCCATTATCGCGAGACTAAGGTGATTTTAGTTTCTCTGTTTTCGTTCGATCTACGAATTTATtcactcttatattcatacatgcatcaaatataaaaaaaaaaaaaagggaagatcAAACACCCATTTAAAACGCAAAAAAAAAGGGGtaaaaaaagaatatatatacctTTGGAGTTTCGGCCACCACGGGCGGTGGCCAACGGCGGCAGATCGGCGACGGCAGTGGTGTGTGGTGGCCCTCTTGGCCGGAATCTGGGGTTTCCctagagagaaagagagaactctttccccccttttttttttctgaaacagCAAAAAATGAATGTTTTACAAAATTTTTGGGTTTATATAAGGACATAATACGGCGCCGTTTTGGGCCTCAACTCACAgcgccaaaacgacgccgtttcacgTGACCCGTGCGAGA
This is a stretch of genomic DNA from Gossypium arboreum isolate Shixiya-1 chromosome 11, ASM2569848v2, whole genome shotgun sequence. It encodes these proteins:
- the LOC128283837 gene encoding clathrin coat assembly protein AP180-like, which encodes MPSKLKKAIGAVKDQTSISLAKVVNTNSASLEVAVLKATTHDKAPFDERYVDEILRTVSSNKLFAGIAARVIAKRLGKTKNWVVALKCLMLVLRIFQDGDPYFPKEVLHAMNHRTNILNLPTFRDECSSSPCDYTTFVKSFAFYLEERLECFLTGKLQRRFTFKEKQLSHPRARRVNQQTVRHMKPPMLLDRISYWQRLLAKAIATKPIGSAKTNRLILVSFHAIVRESFDLYRDISNGLGLVLDGFFHLQHQSCVNAINYCVKASKQFEELSSLYEYCKSLPIGRTSDYPSVQRISEELIETLKVFLKDQASFPSAGISPPTKPPRLLRLLTSAAKDLSVLEIESQAGSSSIVCTSLEELMNQDEEPVVTMRSSFSTGTFWELSEKQYREQEDSYNAAETGSNHSLPIDQDQNTSLNFLSFDEWPAVDANKTQGQQSSEPSSSSANGDKGCWELALIEPTPSPQPVPQASQNFANNNSFFDNWFQQDQASQNGANGASFPYNWFQEDHRNDQQASRNGANGASFTNSWFQEDHQNDHQAAQKGANGASFTNNWFQEDLRNHQQASQNGAIGVSFPNNWLQEDQRNDRQASQNGANGVCFTNSWLQEDLRNQQASQNGVMVHSYIDDWLLQQHHQQQWQASNDVANGHTCFDDWLKEDKSPEYASNQIIVSNGRSYFDDWFQANQRDQEERKSASNWSNNGGNESWELVLVEGTTPLSKASQHLADGIQPSMANHLFDHRPIVIQRQYNPFLEDETNISAAIATTANDNVAGFHERFFPMEPTFHATPTFYAQSSNEIPTPTFHAMPGSVSQHSNGTTTGFQGGETGEPFAPWPTMKANNNVSVDQQNVLFQRQLWLQ